One region of Mycolicibacterium rhodesiae NBB3 genomic DNA includes:
- a CDS encoding ABC transporter ATP-binding protein produces the protein MTQDRISTRAYIRRSLPMLGKVRGQVALSIVLGLVVSALPFVANAAFGPVMQAIADAGMAGNLAGVWKESGALLSRTDGAGPLNWLTTPQPFAVLLGIWAAALLAAQVLGFAKSWIDAQVEWRLLTVIRRRVHDHIQSLSLDFFSGARVGALMQRVQLEAAGVQRLLTMCVIPPLVDAVVLLAALAYLIALSWQMTVVSLVLAPLVFAALRFTGRKLQAATQRMMVAHRWLGGELEETVSGISEVQVFNAQGRRSERFHEASLAAAKSIAAMTIWTSAATTSAQVLIAIATVLVLIVGVVFGASFGLTFAGLVVFVGFIPAMFAAVQRIAGAYSASRSILPNVVSTYELLDTEPAVRERPDALALGDVHGNISFEDVVYSYTPEHKVLDGLSFTIREGETVALVGPIGCGKSTVFNLMLRFLEPQRGRIVLDGHDIGAVTISSLREQVSKLAQFPFFAKDTIRENVRMARTDACDADVEEACRLAQVHSVIVDPARVHRGYDTVMDVQVPSGGQKRLIALARCLLRKPEVLLLDEPTENLDADQRVRLTRVIREYACERTCIVISHDMDFIASVSDRIIVLDGGRAAEQGTHETLLARNGVYRKLYEAQNVDPGFVRKPANPGSAAEDDIGGDGGSIGADRVGGG, from the coding sequence GTGACGCAGGACCGGATCAGCACCCGCGCGTACATCCGACGCAGCCTGCCGATGCTCGGCAAGGTTCGCGGACAGGTCGCGCTGTCGATCGTGCTCGGGCTCGTGGTGTCGGCACTGCCCTTCGTGGCGAACGCGGCGTTCGGCCCGGTGATGCAGGCGATCGCGGATGCAGGCATGGCAGGGAATCTGGCCGGTGTATGGAAGGAGAGCGGCGCGCTGCTGAGTCGCACCGACGGTGCGGGGCCGCTGAATTGGCTGACGACGCCACAGCCATTCGCGGTGCTGCTGGGTATCTGGGCGGCCGCGCTATTGGCGGCACAGGTACTAGGGTTCGCGAAATCCTGGATCGATGCCCAAGTCGAATGGCGCCTGCTGACCGTCATCCGCCGCCGCGTCCACGATCACATCCAGTCGCTGTCGCTGGACTTCTTCTCCGGGGCGCGCGTCGGCGCGCTCATGCAGCGAGTGCAGTTGGAGGCCGCAGGTGTTCAGCGGCTGCTGACGATGTGCGTCATCCCGCCCCTGGTCGATGCAGTGGTGCTGCTCGCAGCGCTGGCATATCTGATCGCGCTGTCATGGCAGATGACCGTCGTCTCTCTCGTGCTCGCACCGCTTGTTTTCGCGGCGCTGCGGTTCACCGGTCGTAAACTGCAGGCGGCCACCCAGCGGATGATGGTCGCTCACCGCTGGCTCGGCGGCGAACTGGAGGAGACCGTCAGCGGCATCTCCGAGGTCCAGGTCTTCAACGCCCAGGGCCGGCGCAGCGAGCGGTTCCACGAAGCATCGCTGGCGGCCGCTAAAAGCATTGCCGCGATGACTATCTGGACCAGCGCCGCGACGACCAGTGCTCAGGTGCTGATCGCGATCGCAACCGTATTGGTGTTGATCGTGGGTGTCGTCTTCGGGGCGAGCTTCGGGCTGACGTTCGCGGGTCTTGTGGTGTTCGTCGGCTTCATCCCGGCGATGTTCGCGGCAGTACAGCGCATCGCAGGAGCGTATTCGGCGTCCCGATCGATCCTGCCGAACGTGGTCTCCACCTATGAGCTGCTGGACACCGAACCCGCGGTGCGTGAACGCCCGGACGCGCTGGCGCTCGGTGATGTCCACGGCAACATCAGCTTCGAGGACGTCGTGTACAGCTACACACCCGAGCACAAGGTGCTGGACGGACTGTCGTTCACGATCCGAGAGGGCGAGACGGTGGCACTCGTCGGGCCGATCGGTTGCGGCAAGTCGACTGTCTTCAATCTCATGCTGCGCTTTCTCGAGCCGCAGCGGGGCCGCATTGTGCTCGACGGCCACGACATCGGTGCGGTCACGATATCCTCGCTGCGCGAACAGGTCTCGAAGCTCGCGCAATTCCCGTTCTTCGCCAAGGACACCATTCGGGAGAACGTCCGGATGGCGCGGACGGATGCCTGCGACGCCGATGTGGAGGAGGCGTGCCGGCTGGCCCAGGTGCACTCGGTGATCGTCGACCCGGCCCGGGTGCACCGCGGGTACGACACCGTGATGGATGTGCAGGTGCCCTCCGGCGGGCAGAAGCGTCTGATAGCCCTGGCCCGCTGCCTGCTACGTAAGCCTGAAGTCCTGCTGCTCGACGAGCCGACGGAGAACCTGGACGCCGATCAGCGGGTGCGGCTGACGCGGGTCATCCGGGAGTACGCCTGCGAGCGCACCTGCATCGTCATCAGCCACGACATGGACTTCATCGCCAGCGTTTCCGACCGGATCATCGTGCTCGACGGCGGTCGCGCCGCAGAGCAGGGCACTCATGAGACGCTACTGGCTCGCAACGGGGTGTACCGCAAGCTCTACGAGGCCCAAAACGTCGACCCGGGGTTCGTCCGCAAGCCTGCGAACCCCGGCTCAGCGGCTGAGGATGACATCGGTGGCGACGGCGGCTCCATCGGTGCGGACCGTGTCGGCGGCGGCTAG
- a CDS encoding glycoside hydrolase family 3 N-terminal domain-containing protein yields the protein MVSIGSGLRALCAAMALPALVSGCSTAAEQEAPAPTMAATAVPQAPLIVPPPACGEGPALLSQLSTRDKLAQLLMVGVNNAEDARNVVASQHVGGIMIGSWTDLSMLSDGSLKDIVGSAAPLPLAVSVDEEGGRVSRLSSVIGTQPPARVLARTQTPEQVYAIALQRGQAMRGLGITIDFAPVVDVSDAPDDTVIGDRSFGSDPAVVTDFAGAYARGLRDAGLLPVLKHFPGHGNGSGDSHTGSVTAPPIADLQNSDLIPYRTLNAQLPVGVMVGHMQVPGLTGNDPASLSPSAYGLLRSGGYGGPPFNGPVFTDDLSSMQAISDRLGVAEAALRGLQAGADTALWVTTGEVPAVLDRLEKAVAAGELSMAAVDASVLRMATVKGPHQRC from the coding sequence ATGGTTTCAATTGGTTCGGGGTTGCGCGCGCTATGCGCTGCCATGGCACTGCCCGCGCTCGTGTCCGGCTGTTCGACCGCCGCGGAGCAGGAGGCCCCGGCCCCGACGATGGCGGCGACCGCCGTGCCGCAGGCACCCTTGATCGTCCCGCCACCCGCATGCGGTGAGGGTCCGGCGCTGCTGTCACAACTGTCCACGCGCGACAAACTGGCTCAGCTGCTGATGGTGGGCGTCAACAACGCGGAGGACGCCCGGAACGTCGTCGCCTCGCAGCACGTCGGCGGGATCATGATCGGGAGCTGGACCGATCTGTCGATGCTGTCCGACGGCTCGCTCAAGGACATCGTGGGGTCGGCGGCCCCGCTGCCGCTGGCGGTCAGCGTCGACGAGGAGGGTGGCCGGGTGTCGCGGCTGTCCTCGGTGATCGGCACCCAGCCACCTGCGCGGGTGTTGGCGCGGACCCAGACTCCCGAACAGGTGTACGCGATCGCGCTGCAGCGCGGTCAGGCGATGCGAGGCCTCGGCATCACGATCGACTTCGCACCCGTGGTCGACGTCTCCGACGCGCCCGATGACACCGTGATCGGCGACCGGTCCTTCGGCTCGGATCCCGCTGTGGTCACCGACTTCGCCGGCGCCTACGCCCGCGGACTGCGCGACGCCGGGCTGCTGCCGGTGCTCAAGCACTTCCCGGGGCACGGGAACGGCTCCGGTGACTCGCACACCGGCAGCGTCACCGCACCGCCGATCGCCGACCTGCAGAACTCGGACCTGATCCCGTACCGCACGCTGAACGCACAGCTGCCGGTCGGGGTGATGGTCGGTCACATGCAGGTGCCTGGCCTCACGGGCAACGACCCGGCCAGCCTGAGCCCCAGTGCATACGGGCTGCTGCGCTCCGGCGGCTATGGCGGCCCCCCGTTCAACGGGCCCGTGTTCACCGATGACCTGTCGTCGATGCAGGCGATCTCCGATCGGCTCGGTGTCGCCGAGGCCGCCCTGCGCGGATTGCAGGCCGGTGCCGACACCGCATTGTGGGTGACCACCGGCGAGGTGCCCGCGGTACTGGACCGGTTGGAGAAGGCGGTCGCTGCCGGCGAGTTGTCCATGGCTGCGGTCGATGCGTCGGTGTTGCGGATGGCTACGGTCAAGGGGCCACATCAGCGGTGCTGA
- a CDS encoding type 2 lanthipeptide synthetase LanM family protein, with protein sequence MESGFERMLSRAATIDEVLSDAYQPLPGQKADADIAAHRLAAWCRAAASGDWRLFARRLDRDGWSVEEILTRFANVRRDPRRPVPAWMADGEWVCAALQPAEGDAPVEVGAVPFAPLFAPLVSAAQMRLWSVVDPKARGILTEGARADLSTALMCELSDLASPALFERFTAATGFRDFVGDMAGGGFRRLFEDKPVLLRLLASVTRQWIDSSRELIDRLTDDLPVIRRTFAAANPQCRVTRIVGGLSDPHNFGRTVRIVGFGDGARVVYKPKHLDVDAAWAALVERLNSREPPADLRAMRVLTRAGYGWTEFIEHTSCDGPEDFSYFFRRAGAWLALFHAFVGVDMHQENIVATGSHPVPIDLEMILQSADARIADSEDTALATAMRKVLDSVVTVGLLPAYGRHSTSRVFVIGGVHSDSSPRVALRWMDANTDAMRPVKVTDIVSSMANLPFSEAGRASLADHLDDLISGFGDYAAFLHAQSPQDLLADFGALPIRTVIRPTRFYTGLLARLRDHRSMDDGVTWSAQADFAARLADWDTEVDPLWPLQRAERAALVDLNVPHFTTTGEGHTLGDAAGTSIRIDTSPGLERAGNRLRGLTDEEIAWQIEVIRQNTDLLRHRPAVGEIVPPPDLDHHGEAEFRAEADALAVELGRLAVRGSTDAAWIGLDWLGESEVSQLVVLGPDLYNGNCGIALFLAAHSAMTGDASSEALARAAVAGLRKNLVSRNPARLARSLGVGGGLGLGSIVYGLAVIAELLRDDAILGDAHICAALMTDDVIAADNQLDILGGSAGAILGLLRLHRQTGDGDALRIAEKCGQALLARPRVGQPGARTWVSPAFGRPLNGISHGAAGYAYSMSALSAATGSDEFCSPTTECLAYEDSTYDSGQRGWADLRDGADATSPCKWCYGAPGIGLARIAMTRLAGQPPRTADIERAADCVEHHWPVSTDTLCCGTLGSVEFLWEAAGMLGREDLRRLATRRLLSVVGAAHVAGDYRFSSGTGKFNLGLFRGLAGIGYTMLRGVHPTLPNVLIWE encoded by the coding sequence ATGGAGTCTGGCTTCGAGCGCATGCTGTCTCGCGCCGCGACCATCGACGAGGTGCTCTCCGATGCTTACCAACCGCTACCTGGGCAGAAGGCCGATGCCGACATCGCAGCGCACCGGTTGGCGGCGTGGTGCCGGGCAGCCGCCAGTGGCGACTGGCGGTTGTTCGCTCGACGACTCGACCGCGACGGGTGGTCCGTCGAAGAGATTCTGACCAGGTTTGCCAACGTGCGGCGTGATCCCCGAAGGCCGGTGCCCGCCTGGATGGCCGACGGGGAATGGGTTTGTGCCGCACTTCAGCCCGCGGAGGGCGATGCCCCAGTTGAGGTCGGTGCGGTGCCGTTCGCGCCGCTGTTCGCGCCACTCGTCAGTGCGGCTCAGATGCGGCTGTGGTCGGTCGTCGACCCGAAAGCACGCGGCATCCTGACCGAAGGTGCCCGCGCCGATCTGAGCACTGCGCTGATGTGCGAACTGTCGGACCTCGCGTCGCCCGCACTGTTCGAACGCTTCACCGCTGCGACCGGATTCCGGGATTTTGTCGGTGACATGGCGGGCGGCGGCTTTCGCCGCCTGTTCGAGGACAAACCCGTTCTGCTGCGACTGCTGGCTTCCGTCACCCGGCAGTGGATCGACTCCTCGCGTGAATTGATCGACCGGCTGACCGACGACCTGCCCGTGATTCGCCGTACGTTCGCCGCAGCGAATCCGCAATGTCGGGTCACCAGGATCGTTGGCGGGCTGTCCGATCCGCACAACTTCGGTCGCACGGTCCGGATCGTCGGCTTCGGCGACGGCGCGCGCGTCGTGTACAAGCCCAAGCACCTCGATGTGGACGCGGCGTGGGCCGCACTGGTCGAGCGGTTGAACAGTCGCGAGCCTCCAGCCGACCTGCGCGCGATGCGCGTGCTCACCCGCGCGGGCTACGGCTGGACCGAGTTCATCGAGCACACGAGTTGCGATGGACCCGAGGACTTTTCATACTTCTTCCGCCGTGCAGGCGCATGGCTGGCGCTGTTCCACGCCTTCGTCGGTGTTGACATGCACCAGGAGAACATCGTGGCGACGGGATCGCATCCCGTGCCGATTGACCTCGAGATGATCCTCCAATCGGCCGATGCCCGGATCGCCGACTCCGAGGACACGGCGTTGGCCACGGCGATGCGGAAGGTGCTCGACTCGGTCGTCACGGTCGGCTTGCTTCCCGCGTACGGAAGGCATTCCACCAGCAGGGTGTTCGTGATCGGCGGGGTGCACTCGGACTCGTCGCCGCGGGTCGCACTGCGGTGGATGGACGCCAACACCGACGCGATGCGGCCGGTGAAGGTGACTGACATTGTGAGCTCGATGGCCAACCTTCCGTTCAGCGAGGCCGGACGCGCGAGCCTGGCCGACCACCTCGACGATCTGATATCCGGGTTCGGTGATTACGCGGCGTTCCTGCACGCGCAGTCGCCACAGGATCTCTTGGCGGATTTCGGCGCACTGCCGATCCGCACCGTCATCCGGCCGACCCGGTTCTACACCGGACTTCTCGCCAGGCTGCGGGACCATCGCAGCATGGACGACGGGGTGACATGGTCCGCGCAGGCCGATTTCGCTGCGCGGTTGGCGGATTGGGACACCGAAGTCGATCCGCTGTGGCCACTGCAGCGCGCCGAGCGGGCCGCACTCGTTGATCTCAATGTGCCGCATTTCACCACGACCGGCGAGGGGCACACGCTTGGTGACGCGGCAGGCACCTCGATTCGGATCGATACCTCACCGGGACTCGAGCGGGCGGGTAACCGCTTGCGCGGCCTCACCGACGAGGAAATCGCATGGCAGATAGAGGTGATCCGGCAGAACACCGACCTGCTGCGGCATCGACCCGCTGTCGGCGAAATCGTGCCCCCGCCAGACCTCGATCACCACGGCGAGGCCGAGTTTCGCGCGGAGGCGGATGCGTTGGCCGTAGAGCTAGGCCGTCTCGCGGTACGCGGGTCTACCGATGCGGCGTGGATCGGCCTCGACTGGCTCGGTGAGTCCGAGGTGTCACAACTGGTGGTGCTCGGACCCGATCTCTACAACGGCAACTGCGGTATCGCCCTGTTCCTCGCCGCGCATTCGGCGATGACTGGCGACGCGTCGTCGGAGGCGCTGGCGCGTGCGGCTGTGGCTGGACTGCGGAAGAACCTGGTGAGCCGCAACCCGGCCCGGCTCGCTCGATCGCTCGGCGTCGGCGGCGGTCTCGGTCTCGGATCGATCGTCTACGGGCTTGCGGTGATCGCCGAGCTTCTGCGGGACGACGCGATCCTCGGCGACGCCCATATCTGTGCGGCGTTGATGACCGACGACGTCATCGCGGCGGACAATCAACTCGACATCCTCGGTGGCAGCGCAGGTGCGATCCTCGGACTGCTCCGATTGCACCGCCAGACGGGCGACGGCGACGCTCTGCGCATTGCAGAGAAATGCGGTCAGGCGCTGTTGGCGCGCCCGAGGGTGGGGCAACCGGGAGCTCGCACCTGGGTCAGCCCAGCATTCGGCAGGCCGCTCAACGGCATATCGCACGGAGCGGCGGGCTACGCCTACAGCATGTCGGCGTTGTCAGCAGCCACTGGAAGCGACGAATTCTGTAGCCCGACAACGGAATGTCTCGCATACGAAGATTCGACCTACGATTCCGGACAGCGCGGGTGGGCCGACCTCCGCGATGGCGCCGACGCGACATCTCCGTGCAAGTGGTGCTATGGGGCGCCCGGCATCGGGTTGGCCCGCATCGCCATGACCAGACTTGCGGGTCAGCCCCCGCGCACGGCTGACATCGAGCGCGCAGCGGACTGTGTCGAACACCACTGGCCGGTATCGACCGACACCCTCTGCTGCGGAACCCTCGGCAGCGTCGAGTTCCTGTGGGAGGCAGCGGGCATGCTCGGGCGCGAGGACCTGCGCCGGCTTGCGACCCGCCGACTCCTCTCGGTCGTCGGCGCCGCCCATGTCGCCGGCGACTATCGATTCAGCAGCGGAACCGGCAAATTCAATCTCGGCCTCTTTCGCGGACTCGCCGGAATCGGATACACGATGCTGCGGGGCGTACACCCGACCCTGCCCAACGTGCTGATCTGGGAGTAG
- a CDS encoding TetR/AcrR family transcriptional regulator has translation MAGGTKRLPRAVREQQMLDAAVQIFSVNGYHETSMDAIAAEAQISKPMLYLYYGSKEELFGACLDRELSRFVEDVRGKIDFSQSPRELLRNAVLAFLEYIDANRASWMVLYNQATSSQAFAHTVREGRERIIELVGRLLQAGTRNPEPDTDFDMMAVALVGAGEAIAARVSTGDAGVNEAAELMINLFWRGLKGKQSDKDAPVSAR, from the coding sequence ATGGCAGGTGGGACGAAGCGGTTGCCGCGCGCGGTGCGCGAGCAGCAGATGCTCGACGCCGCCGTGCAGATTTTCTCGGTCAACGGCTATCACGAGACGTCGATGGACGCCATCGCGGCAGAAGCTCAGATCTCCAAGCCGATGCTGTACCTGTATTACGGCTCCAAGGAGGAGCTGTTCGGTGCCTGCCTGGACCGTGAGTTGTCCCGTTTCGTCGAAGACGTGCGCGGCAAGATCGACTTCTCGCAGAGCCCGAGAGAACTGCTACGCAACGCGGTTCTGGCATTTCTGGAGTACATCGACGCCAACCGGGCGTCGTGGATGGTGCTCTACAACCAGGCCACCAGTTCACAGGCGTTCGCGCACACCGTGCGCGAGGGCCGCGAGCGGATCATCGAACTCGTCGGCAGGCTTCTTCAGGCGGGTACACGCAATCCCGAGCCGGATACCGATTTCGACATGATGGCAGTCGCGTTGGTGGGTGCCGGAGAGGCGATAGCGGCGCGAGTGAGTACCGGCGACGCCGGCGTCAACGAGGCCGCTGAACTGATGATCAACCTGTTCTGGCGAGGGTTGAAGGGTAAGCAGTCCGACAAGGACGCGCCCGTCTCCGCTCGCTAG
- a CDS encoding DUF2613 domain-containing protein, which produces MDRFLVPAAASIVVGLLLGAAAVFGVTLMVQQDNKPPLQAGDPASSVLNRVEYGDRS; this is translated from the coding sequence ATGGATCGGTTTCTCGTGCCCGCCGCGGCCAGCATCGTTGTCGGCCTGCTGCTGGGTGCGGCCGCCGTGTTCGGGGTGACGCTGATGGTCCAGCAAGACAACAAGCCACCGCTGCAGGCTGGCGACCCGGCGTCATCGGTGCTCAACCGGGTTGAGTACGGCGACAGAAGTTAG
- a CDS encoding glycosyltransferase, whose translation MRVLLSTVGSRGDVQPMIALASHLRATGHDACICAPPGFEDLTADLGVEYFRIGHDLRLGPRKVEGGPAATVAGQFAVMREAAAGCDVIVGCAAMQIATRSIAEIAGVPYFYAAYAPVAIPSEHHSPPPVHGPPRPPGTSARVQWDIDAQWWNDVWGEGLNAARAAAGLDPVADVRSHVITDRPLLAADPTLAPWPGGANLSVTQTGSWLRPDPRPLADTVTRFLDAGEPPILFGFGSMPVSPGAGAKMLAAARMLGRRAIILRGWAPITAPDESPDCLVISETNLQAVFQRTAAVVHHGGAGTTTQAMQAGIPQVVVPHNFDQPYHAGRVEALGIGVAHSASTLTPESVAGSLANVLAPQMKSRALAAADTVRTDGAAVATDVILSR comes from the coding sequence ATGCGAGTTCTGCTGTCGACGGTCGGCTCACGCGGTGACGTGCAGCCGATGATCGCCCTCGCATCGCATCTGCGCGCCACCGGACACGACGCCTGCATCTGCGCGCCACCGGGGTTCGAGGACCTCACCGCCGACCTCGGGGTGGAATACTTCCGCATTGGCCACGACCTGCGGCTGGGACCCCGCAAGGTCGAGGGCGGGCCCGCGGCGACAGTCGCCGGGCAGTTCGCCGTAATGCGTGAGGCCGCCGCCGGCTGCGATGTGATCGTCGGCTGCGCCGCCATGCAGATAGCGACCCGGTCGATCGCCGAAATAGCAGGTGTTCCTTACTTTTATGCGGCCTATGCGCCGGTCGCGATTCCGTCGGAACATCATTCACCGCCACCGGTGCACGGCCCGCCACGGCCACCGGGGACCAGTGCCCGTGTCCAATGGGACATCGACGCCCAGTGGTGGAACGACGTGTGGGGCGAGGGCCTCAACGCTGCACGCGCCGCGGCCGGCCTCGACCCGGTCGCCGATGTACGCAGTCATGTGATCACCGATCGCCCGCTGCTCGCCGCTGACCCCACCCTGGCGCCGTGGCCCGGCGGAGCGAACCTGTCGGTGACACAGACCGGCTCGTGGCTACGACCCGACCCGCGACCGCTCGCCGACACCGTGACCCGCTTTCTCGACGCCGGTGAACCGCCGATTCTGTTCGGTTTCGGCAGCATGCCCGTTTCGCCAGGAGCGGGAGCGAAGATGCTGGCCGCAGCCAGGATGCTCGGGCGTCGCGCGATCATCTTGCGTGGCTGGGCTCCTATTACCGCACCTGACGAATCACCTGACTGCCTCGTGATTTCCGAGACGAACCTGCAGGCCGTCTTTCAACGAACCGCAGCCGTCGTCCATCACGGCGGGGCGGGCACGACCACCCAGGCGATGCAGGCGGGGATCCCGCAGGTCGTGGTGCCACACAATTTCGACCAGCCCTACCACGCGGGACGGGTCGAGGCGCTCGGCATCGGCGTGGCGCATTCGGCATCCACACTCACACCTGAGTCCGTCGCCGGTTCTTTGGCCAATGTCCTTGCCCCCCAGATGAAGTCGAGAGCGCTAGCCGCCGCCGACACGGTCCGCACCGATGGAGCCGCCGTCGCCACCGATGTCATCCTCAGCCGCTGA